In the genome of Roseovarius sp. Pro17, the window TCCATTCGACGACCTTGCGTAGCAGGTTGCGCGCGGTTTGCAGGCGGCGAGGCGCGGGCGTTGTCGGGCCATCGGCCAAATGTCGCCGGTCGGCTTGCGCTGCCACGTATCTCGCCTATCTTTAGTATTAAGGTATTCGGGGGAAAATCATGCTGCAAACCGTCCGCACCTATATCGGCCACGCGGCCACCGGCTTTGCCATCGCTGCGGCGTTGGTTGCGCTGCTGTTCTGGCTCGACACCGGTCAACTGAAGCAGGTTGTCGCCCTTTCAGGCAGCGTCTGGCTGGCTGCGGCATTGATGTGGCTGGGCGTTGGCGCGGTGTTCACTTGGGTGCAATCTGCGATCACCAAACGGACCGGTCACGACGACGACGATACCGGTCCACGCGGTGGAGGCGGCAGGCGCGGCGATCCGCGTGAGGGCGACATGATTCCAATCCGCGCCGAGGCCCCCATACGCCAAAGGCGCTAGTCTTTCCAAACTTCAAAATGCGAAAAGTGGCGGGCCCGCACGCAACCGTTTGGTTATCTCATTCCCGAGGACCTGTATGTACAGGTGGGCGCCGGTTAACCGGACCAGGGTCCGGACAGAGCCAGCTCCCTCGGAATTGCTTAAGGCCACCGGAATGCAACCGTTCACGAGAAGGGCAGAACCCGCCACTGCTTAACCTAGGTGCGCGCACTGGGTTCGACAAGGGGTTGCGTACGTTCTGCGTTTGTTCATAATTGCACCCTATGCAGGGTAACAGCCCAATTCTCCGTCAGCCCGGTCAGCTATTGGCCCGTGGCGTTTGCCGCCACCTGGCCGAGCTGAACTTTGCTGCGCTTGAGGAATACGCGCCCGAACGGGGCCGTCGCGTCGACGTCATGGCTTTGGGGCCAAAGGGCGAGCTGTGGGTGGTTGAGTGTAAATCCAGCCGCGCCGATTTCATGGCCGACAGTAAATGGCAGGGCTATCTTGATTGGGCCGATCGGTTTTTCTGGGCCGTGGATGCGAATTTTCCGACGGATATCCTGCCCGATCAGACCGGTCTGATCCTAGCCGACAGCTATGGCGCCGAAATAATCCGCATGGCGCCGGAACAGCGCCTTGCCGGCGCGCGGCGCTCTGCCGTCACGCGAAAATTTGCCCGCGACGCGGCGCGACGATTGCTCGGCTGGCGCGATCCGCAGGTATGAGGGGGTCAGGAGGCGGCAGCGCCCTTGGCGGCAGCAAGGATTTCGGCGGCGATTTCCTCGGCCTCTTCCGGCGAGAAATCCATCGGAATCTCGACGCCCTGCGATTCGATGAAAATGCGCACCATGCCTTGATCAGTGGGACCGATCTGCATATTCGCCTCGACGTCGCGTTCGCTGTTGATGCCCATGATCCGGCTCCTTTTGCATAAGGCGACGGGATAGCCCGCCGTGCCCCTGTTGGCAAGGCGCATGCACTATGCGCGCCGCCTGCAAGCACGCCAGTAAACAGGCGTTTTCGGGTTGCAATCGAAGCCGTCCGGCGCTAAATCGCGATCAGTGCCGCCTTAGCTCAGTTGGTTAGAGCGCTTGATTGTGGATCAAGAGGTCCCTGGTTCGAGACCAGGAGGTGGTACCACCCCTCACTCTGACATATCGACGCGGATGATTTGGCGCAGTTGCCCGGTGATCCGATCATAAATCAGAATTTCATCATCTTTGGTGACGACGGCATACCAATCCGCGCCTTGGGTAAAGGCCACCGGCGTCGCGTCGCCGGGCAGCGCAATCGCGTCCGGCAAGCTCACATCTGACCCGCGCGCGAAGCGGGTGACAAAGAGCGCAACGATCACTATGAACCCGATGATCATGGTCGCCGTCAGCGCCGTGACCAACACGCGCAGATATCGCACCATCGCCGGATCGACCGGCTGCATCTGGGGATCATCATTCATGGGCTCGACCTCTCTTACGGTGCGGATCGGTATGGACCCGCCGCTGCGCCTTGACAAGGCGCTGGCCCGCGATGTGCCGGGGGATGCCGCCCTGTCGCGCACCCGCCTTGCCCGGCTGATCAACGAGGGTCAGGTTGCGGTCAATGGCGCGGTGGTGACGGACGCCAAATCGCGCGTGGCCGAGGGCGACGAGGTCAGCATCAAAGTTCCCGCACCCGAGGAAACGCACATCGCACCCGAGGCGATTGCACTGGACATCATGCATGAGGACGACGCCCTGATCGTGGTGAACAAGCCCGCCGGCATGGTCGTCCACCCCGCCCCCGGCACGCCCGGCGGCACGCTGGTCAACGCCCTGTTGCACCATTTCGGCGGCGACCTGTCGGGCGTCGGCGGCATGAAACGTCCCGGCATCGTCCACCGCATCGACAAGGATACCAGCGGCCTTCTGGTCGTGGCCAAATCCGACGCCGCACATCACGGTC includes:
- a CDS encoding DUF6324 family protein produces the protein MGINSERDVEANMQIGPTDQGMVRIFIESQGVEIPMDFSPEEAEEIAAEILAAAKGAAAS
- a CDS encoding MmcB family DNA repair protein; amino-acid sequence: MQGNSPILRQPGQLLARGVCRHLAELNFAALEEYAPERGRRVDVMALGPKGELWVVECKSSRADFMADSKWQGYLDWADRFFWAVDANFPTDILPDQTGLILADSYGAEIIRMAPEQRLAGARRSAVTRKFARDAARRLLGWRDPQV
- a CDS encoding DUF6476 family protein, with the translated sequence MNDDPQMQPVDPAMVRYLRVLVTALTATMIIGFIVIVALFVTRFARGSDVSLPDAIALPGDATPVAFTQGADWYAVVTKDDEILIYDRITGQLRQIIRVDMSE